In the Pedobacter cryoconitis genome, GGGACAGCTCCTATTGGCCAGGTCGTAAGTTTAAGAGGCTTCAATAATCAATTTGTAAGTGGCGAAAATGGTGTTAAAGCCATGTGGTGTAACAGAGCTGCTCCTGGTGACTGGGAAAAATTTACAGTTGTAGATGCAGGTGGCGGTAAAATTGCCCTGATGTCGATGAATAAATATGTTTCTTCAGAAAATGGCGCCGCTTCAGTGACTTGCAGCAGAGCTACGATCAGCGATTGGGAGAAATTCGACTGGGTAGTCAATGCGGATGGGAAGATCTCTTTCCGAGGCAATAACGGCTTATATCTTTCTTCAGAAAATGGTGTAAATGAAATGACCTGCACCAGGCCAACTATCTCAGGATGGGAAGCTTTTAGTTTGAATTAATCAAATCCTAATAACCAAATCTAATCCTATCACCTATGAAAACAATTAATTTAATGCTGTGCCTGCTTGCGGGCGCACAACTTTTGAGTTCTTGTAAAAAGGACGTGAATGCATCCTCAGAGAATTCTTCTGCCAATACTGACCCGCGTGCAGTAAGTTATCAGCTCTTATGGTCTGATGATTTTAATGGAAATTCGGTAAACCAGGCAAACTGGTCTTTTGAAACCGGTGCTGGCGGCTGGGGAAACAATGAAAAACAATACTATCAACCGGACAATGCAACTGTAGCTGATGGAAACCTGATTATCACGGCAAAGAAACAGAGTGTAGGTGGAGCACCTTATACTTCTGCAAGAATGATTACCAGGGGTAAAAAGGAATACACTTATGGCAGATTTGAAGCTAGAATCAAATTGCCTCAGGGACAAGGGCAATGGCCTGCATTCTGGATGCTTGGCGCAAATATCGGTAGCGTAGGATGGCCAAAATGCGGTGAAATCGACATCATGGAAAATGTAAATACGAATTCACAAGTATTAGGTACTATCCACTGGTTCGATCAGGCTTATGCTTATTATGGTGGTAATACCAATACCAGTCCTCAGAATTACCATGTTTACCGCGTAGACTGGACGCCAACTGCAATTAAATGGTATGTAGATGATGTACAATTTCATGAAGCCAATATTGCCAACAGTATTAATGGTACTGATGAATTTCACCGTCCGTTCTTCTTACTGTTAAATATGGCCGTTGGTGGTAATCTTCCGGGACAAACTATTGATGAGAGCAGATTACCTGCAAAAATGTATGTAGATTACGTGAAGGTTTACAAAATTGTAGGTTCATAATTTTGTGAAAAGGGCCTTTAACTTAGCTGTAAATCTGATGAAATTGTGCATGTTCCTTTTCCTGCTGACTATTGCGATTTCTGCCAGGTCGCAATCGGGCACAAATTATTCAAAAGGTACAACTGAAAAAAACACAATAGAACTCCAGGTTTATGGTGCTTATAGTACCGCAGATTTTGACTGGTCGATCGCTGGCAATAGCTTGGGCCAAAATCCCAATGTGTTATCGGAGGTCAAATGGAAAAATATAAAAGGCCCGGGTATGGGACTGGATATTCGTTTGAATATCTGGTCTCCTATCTTTTTAAAAGTAAATTATCAGCGTAATTCTATTAAAAGTGGTAAAGTATCTGATACAGATTATGCTGCTGACGACAGGATGAACCCGGGTTATCAGGCAAATTTAAATAGCAACGAAGGTTTTTCTTACCATTATGCAGTGGCTGGCGGTTATGAATTTAAGCTAAACCCTTTGCTTAAACTCAGTCCATTTGCAGGTTATCTGAAAAGTGCCCAGCATTTGCATCTGAAAGATTTTAAGGAGGAAACTGATCCTGCTATCAAAACATTAAACAGTACTTACCAGGCAAACTGGACTGGTCCGATGATCGGTATAGAAGCTAATCTCCGGCTTGGTAACCAGCTTTCAATCCACGCAATGCTGAACTATAAACAACTTAAATATAACGCAACTGCCGATTGGAACCTGATTGATGCATTTGTACATCCGGTAAGCTTCAGGCATACTGCTAACGGTAATGGAACTGATGGCTTTTTGCAAATAAACTTTCGCTTTAACCCTGTTTTATCTGTCTTTATACGTGGTAATTACAGTTACGCTAATACAGGTAAAGGTACTGATGAACTGTTTTTGGCAGATGGTCAAGAAGTTCAGTCTCAATTTAACGGGGCTACCAGGCATGGAACTGGTTTAGCTGCGGGTCTTGGTTTAAGTCTTTAAATTGACGTATATTTCAAAAAAATATATTGCAATGACTTCATCTTCTCTGCAACTCCTTTACGGTAACATAGATATTTATCTATTTGACCAGTTATTGAAAGGCCATTACAACAATTGCCAAAAAGTGATAGACGTTGGTTGTGGTGGCGGACGTAACCTGGTTTACTTTCTCAATAACGGTTTTGAAGTCTATGGAATAGATCCTGACCCAGTAGCGATCAATGCAGTTAAAGCCTTGGCTGAGCGTCTTTCGCCCACCCACCCACTGCTTAATTTCAGGGTTTCCAGTGCTGAGGACATGCCTTTTGGCGAAGAATATTTCGACTTGCTGATTTGCAGTGCTGTACTGCATTTCGCTGACAATGAAATGCATTTTAAAGAGATGCTGCTGGCGATGTGGAAAGTAATTAAGCCAGGTGGGTTCTTTTTTGCCAGGCTGGCTTCAGTTATTGGGATAGAGGAGCTGATCAGTCCTTTAGGCAACGGCCGGTATTTGTTACCAGATGGAACAGCACGCTTTTTAGTGAATGAACAAACTTTACTGGACTATACCAATGAGCTCAATGGCTATCTGTATGAGCCCATCAAAACTACAAATGTTCAGAACTTGCGCTGCATGACGACCTGGTGCCTGCAAAAATTATAAACAAAAAGCCCCGTTGCTTTCACAACAGGGCTTTCTATGCTAGGTTTTAATCTATTTTACATCGCCTTTAACTTTGTTAATTGAACGCTGACCTGGCAGATAAATCTGGAAGCCAAAAGACAAGCCCAGGTTATTTTGGTAACCAGTGTTTCCAAATCCTGCTGTTGCATTGTATTTTAACAAGGTTTCTAAACCAATGTTAGGTGTAATGAAATAAGCAAAACCAGGACCGAAACTGAATGCTAAACCATTCGTGTTAGCGCCACCTTTACTTGTATTTGTACCACCAAAACCAACGGTAGCCTCTCCAAAGAAACGGCCATGTTTAAGTACTTCAGTGTCTGCACCAGTATAGTAACGGCCTAAACCACCAAAACCATAGTTTGTTGTAGTTGGGCCATCCTTAACGGTCCTTAATCCTAAATTCACGTAACCACCTAAGGCAACATTATCTTGAATAAACCAGGCCGCTTTTGGTGTAATGTCCAGGCTGAAGTTTTTAGAACCGTTCAGATCTAAGCCCAGATTAGCCAGGTTACCACCAACCATTACATTACCTTTTTGGATTTGTGCATTTGCAGACAAGCCAACTCCTAAGATTGCAGTTAGCAGGCATAAAGTAAATTTTTTCATAAGATATTTGTTTTAAACTGTTAAAATTAATCAAGCTATTCTTGCCTGAATACCCTAAAAACCCAATGATTGGAGAAATGTTTTAATTTTTTTCTGTTTTTTTAAAGTTTGTTTACAAACCTGCTGCAGAGCCTGATGTGAATATTTTGAGCGGATAACTGCAAGTTTAATTGCTGTGCTTTTTCAGGATAGGATTAACCTGAAATAACCTTTTAATTTAAAAATCAACAGCTTAGGATTTAATTCGTGATAGCTTGACTCACAATATTTACACTAATGTTTGCAAAGACTGGCTGTTTAAGGGATATATTTTCTTTTACTTCTTATAAATAGCCGCAAATTCTCTTGTGATAGTCGTTTCAAAGAAAAGTATTAGCCATGCTAATATGATTTTCCAACAAATCTTCTTTTCAGCGATAAAAACATGTGAATAAACTTTCAGATTGGTGGAGAAAATTATTTCTAATAAGTGTAATTTGTATTTATAAATTCCTACCTTAATGCTGACTACTAACAACTTACTCTATGAAATTTTTCAAGCTTTCTCCTGCTGCCAAGGGCAAATCAGGAAAAATTGTTACTGTAACTTACAGTCTGAAAAAGTCTTCGAACGTAACTCTTCTTCAAAATGGTTTCAGCATTGGCTATACCCATATTGATCTGGCTCACGACCAGGACAGTAACCCTGATAATTTCTCTACCAAAGGTTCTCAAAATTATTTATGTCTCCTTGAAGAGGATGGTTTGCAAGTTACTTTATATGCGGGTGGTTTGTCAGGTGATTTCTGGACTTTAGAAATTCAGGCAGATGGTAAACCACTCGCTGCAAACACAATCAAGGTATATACAGATACCAATGGGAACCTGGATTATAATAAACTTACAAAATAACGCTATGAAAACGCTTTACCTGCTGTTACTATTAAGTATAGTCCTGTCTGGCAGGGCTGTTGCACAAATTATTGCGGAAGATGCAAGAGGGGAATCTTCTGTGATTACTAAAAATTCGGATTTTTCATTTAACCTGAGCGAAGCAGCGCTGTCTGCTTCATGGAATAACTTCAGGAAGCTGGCTATAGAAAAACCTTCACAAATAGTTTGGGGTTTGTCTGCCAGTGGAAACAACAGAGAGGGCATTGCAGATCTATTTAACGGAGGTAAGCTGACACCACAGTCTAAAGCTGGTATTTTTATTGGATTAAGAAAAAGCTATCAGACTACTGTGCTTGAGCTGCTAAAAAGGATTAAAGAAATTGAAGATGCAAATCCTGATAAAAATGAGGCCGCTGTAAATGCTATTAAGCTATTAAATCAGCAAATAGAAGCTAACCGGAGAACCAGGCATACGCAATCTTTAACAACTTATATCAATGCCGGGCTCAATGCAGATAATTTCAGGCTCTATAAACCTGAAGATGCGCCTTCCCTGTCCAAAAGGTTTGAAAAGGTCAGTTTCAGAGGCGGCTTTGTGGATATAGGTTTGAATTATGAATATGCACCACGCTGGGTATTTGGTATTGCCTTAGGTTATGAGCGCTATAATAATCTTGATTCTTTAGCCCTGACCAGTTACACGCTGAAAAACACCACAACAGCGAATAATGCTGAACTGTCAACAGAAACTAAGCTCAGCGCTTACCAAGGCGGATATATGGCTTATAACAGGGCTAATATAAAAACTGATGCACTATATTATGGCCGGGTTAACGGTGATTACCGGTTGGTTTGGAATACTTTGTATACACGGATCATTCTGCCTTTACAGGAAAAAGAGATTAATAAGGTCTTTCAGGCAGGTACAGCAATCAATTTTTATAAAAGTGAAGGTAAATTTGCCGGTGGTCTTTATTTGCAATCAAATGATGTATTTAACAGCCTTCACAGTACAGAACAGTTCCACGAACGGCTTTCCTTTGGTATCGTAGCTAAATATTCTTTCAGTTCAATTATGTCCAGAGATTTCGCGAAATAGAAACCCAATGTCTTATCTAAATCCTTAAGCTATGCAAGAATTACATTCCACAGGTATTCCCGGAGATTTTTTCACTACAGCCAGCCTGAGTACTTTAGCGGGGGCTACTGGTGCAGTTTATATTATTTGCAGTACAATCCAGAAAGTCTTTGATTTTAATCCAAAATGGCTTGCACTGTTGGTTTCTATCCTCATCTCGTTTGCAGCTGCCTTGTTGACACAGGCTGCAGGAAATGAAGTTTCCAGGTATTTTATTGCTTTGCTAAATGGTTTTCTGATCTATGCTACTGCAACAGGTACAAACCAGGTATTGGGTTCAAAAACTGACCCTACTGCCGCTGCTAAGGCTGGTTTCAGGCCATTTATCAAAACGAAAAGACGCTTCAATACCACCTGGTGGTAAATATTACTTCCTCAACTAATTTTAAATCCTCTTGCTTATGAAAAAGAACAATTTTGCTTCGAAAAACTACATTCTGCTCCCCGTCTTCCGCACCAATATTACCAAACAAGACAGCCCAAATGTAGCCAGGTTTCTGACCATGCTTAGTAATTCTGCTGAACATTCTTCCACAGTTAGTCTGGCCAGCAGAAATATGCACCAAAAATCAAGTGATGACATCCCTGTTATCGTATTGGATTCTATTGAAAAACAAGGCGCAAAGTTGATCAGGATCAATGACGATGAGCTGGCTAATTTCCGTTTCTCCTACCCCGGATTAAGGATCATTGAAGAGAAATTCTACGATCCTGCAGTTTGTTCACCGAAAAAAATACTGATCCAGATTGAGCAGGTTGAAGTAAAAACCGCAGTTACTGTAACGGTTAAGGATCCCGATGGCAAAGGGATCCCAAATGCCACAGTCGTACTTTTTACAGATTTTACAGCGAGTAAAGGAGCTTCCGGAGTCACTAATGCACAAGGGACTATCTCTTTAAATCTGAATAAAAGTATTGCAGAACGTATTTATATTTACGCAGACCATAGCTATTGGGGTTATTTTAAAAAAGATGTGCAATTGGGTGCC is a window encoding:
- a CDS encoding glycoside hydrolase family 16 protein encodes the protein MKTINLMLCLLAGAQLLSSCKKDVNASSENSSANTDPRAVSYQLLWSDDFNGNSVNQANWSFETGAGGWGNNEKQYYQPDNATVADGNLIITAKKQSVGGAPYTSARMITRGKKEYTYGRFEARIKLPQGQGQWPAFWMLGANIGSVGWPKCGEIDIMENVNTNSQVLGTIHWFDQAYAYYGGNTNTSPQNYHVYRVDWTPTAIKWYVDDVQFHEANIANSINGTDEFHRPFFLLLNMAVGGNLPGQTIDESRLPAKMYVDYVKVYKIVGS
- a CDS encoding autotransporter domain-containing protein, encoding MFLFLLTIAISARSQSGTNYSKGTTEKNTIELQVYGAYSTADFDWSIAGNSLGQNPNVLSEVKWKNIKGPGMGLDIRLNIWSPIFLKVNYQRNSIKSGKVSDTDYAADDRMNPGYQANLNSNEGFSYHYAVAGGYEFKLNPLLKLSPFAGYLKSAQHLHLKDFKEETDPAIKTLNSTYQANWTGPMIGIEANLRLGNQLSIHAMLNYKQLKYNATADWNLIDAFVHPVSFRHTANGNGTDGFLQINFRFNPVLSVFIRGNYSYANTGKGTDELFLADGQEVQSQFNGATRHGTGLAAGLGLSL
- a CDS encoding class I SAM-dependent methyltransferase, which encodes MTSSSLQLLYGNIDIYLFDQLLKGHYNNCQKVIDVGCGGGRNLVYFLNNGFEVYGIDPDPVAINAVKALAERLSPTHPLLNFRVSSAEDMPFGEEYFDLLICSAVLHFADNEMHFKEMLLAMWKVIKPGGFFFARLASVIGIEELISPLGNGRYLLPDGTARFLVNEQTLLDYTNELNGYLYEPIKTTNVQNLRCMTTWCLQKL